Proteins found in one Megalobrama amblycephala isolate DHTTF-2021 linkage group LG5, ASM1881202v1, whole genome shotgun sequence genomic segment:
- the LOC125268717 gene encoding mitoregulin-like yields MADVSERTLQVALVVSFAAGFVAGWQANRMRRKFLDWRKKRLQDKLAETQKKLDLS; encoded by the coding sequence ATGGCCGATGTGTCGGAGAGGACGTTACAGGTTGCTTTAGTCGTTTCATTTGCGGCGGGTTTTGTCGCAGGCTGGCAGGCAAACAGAATGCGAAGAAAGTTCTTGGACTGGCGGAAAAAGCGGTTGCAGGACAAACTCGCAGAAACACAGAAGAAGCTAGACCTGTCATGA